The following are encoded in a window of Bacillota bacterium genomic DNA:
- a CDS encoding YlzJ-like family protein → MILWTIADLDTVMSQATAEAEPPLENAVVDGVPVLVRRTPEGVRTIDRVLSTDPYQFLRPELAPGRTLHL, encoded by the coding sequence GTGATCCTCTGGACGATCGCGGATCTGGACACCGTGATGAGCCAAGCCACGGCCGAAGCGGAGCCGCCGTTGGAGAACGCGGTGGTGGACGGTGTGCCGGTGCTGGTCAGGCGCACCCCGGAGGGCGTACGGACCATCGACCGGGTGTTGAGTACCGACCCCTACCAATTCCTGAGGCCTGAACTCGCCCCCGGCCGTACACTGCATTTATAG
- a CDS encoding FAD-dependent oxidoreductase produces the protein MTEPTRIVVIGGVAAGPKAAARARRRDPRARITIVEQGELVSYASCGIPYYIGGQCPELQYLVGSPIGVNRDPEFFKAVKDIEVRVRTRAEHIDRPRKRVQVKDLENGTVDELPYDKLVLATGSVPLRLPVPGSDLEGVHPVWTLPDAVAIRKQLVEERAAQVVIVGGGLIGLELAESLLEPGRDDKRDKPQVRVIEARDQLVPGLLDPEVAALVAKHLRRRGLEVSTGETVRSFEGDRGRVRRVVTDQGVYSADVVAVAIGARPNVTLARDAGLELGPSGAVNVNKYLETSDPDIYAGGDCAQKRHLITEEVLFAAMGSVANRQGRVIGTNLTGGRETFPGVLGTAIFKVFDFSVGRTGLTERQAREAGYPVDTVIVSGADHAHFFPGSQPQVVKLIADRDTGRLLGGQLVGGGNVNKRLDVLAAALSLKGTAEDLAGFDLAYAPPYNTAMDVLHHAANTLRNKLAGEARTLTPESILEHLENGDCVLLDVRTPGEVRKNPPPFPNVIHVPLANLRDRAGELPRDKALVPYCTLSVRAWEAQRILDARGFENARFLEGGLVGWPY, from the coding sequence ATGACTGAACCCACCCGCATCGTGGTCATCGGGGGTGTCGCCGCCGGCCCGAAAGCGGCCGCCCGCGCGCGGCGCCGCGATCCGCGCGCCCGCATCACCATCGTCGAGCAGGGGGAGCTGGTATCCTACGCGAGTTGCGGGATTCCGTACTACATCGGCGGCCAGTGTCCGGAACTCCAGTACTTGGTCGGAAGCCCGATCGGGGTGAACCGGGACCCCGAATTCTTCAAGGCGGTGAAAGACATCGAAGTGCGGGTGCGCACCCGCGCCGAGCATATCGACCGCCCGCGCAAACGGGTACAGGTGAAGGACCTGGAAAACGGGACGGTGGATGAACTGCCGTACGACAAGCTGGTCCTGGCCACCGGCAGCGTCCCGCTGCGCCTGCCCGTTCCCGGTTCCGACCTGGAAGGGGTGCACCCGGTCTGGACGCTCCCCGACGCGGTCGCCATCCGCAAGCAGTTGGTGGAAGAACGGGCGGCCCAGGTGGTGATCGTTGGCGGGGGGCTGATCGGCCTGGAACTGGCCGAATCCCTTTTGGAGCCGGGCCGGGACGATAAACGGGACAAACCTCAGGTCCGGGTGATCGAAGCCCGGGACCAGCTCGTGCCGGGCCTCCTCGACCCCGAGGTCGCCGCGCTGGTGGCCAAACACCTGCGCCGCCGGGGTCTTGAAGTCAGCACCGGAGAAACGGTCCGGTCTTTTGAAGGGGACCGGGGACGGGTGCGCCGGGTGGTCACCGACCAGGGCGTCTACTCCGCCGACGTGGTGGCGGTCGCCATCGGGGCCCGTCCAAACGTTACCCTGGCACGGGACGCCGGGCTGGAACTCGGCCCCAGCGGGGCCGTCAACGTGAATAAGTACCTGGAAACCAGCGACCCGGACATCTATGCCGGTGGGGACTGCGCCCAGAAACGGCACCTCATCACCGAGGAAGTGCTTTTTGCCGCGATGGGCTCGGTGGCGAACCGGCAGGGCCGGGTGATCGGCACGAACCTCACAGGCGGACGCGAGACCTTTCCAGGGGTGCTGGGAACCGCGATCTTCAAGGTATTCGACTTCTCCGTGGGGCGCACCGGACTGACCGAAAGACAAGCCCGGGAAGCCGGTTACCCGGTGGATACGGTTATAGTCTCCGGCGCCGACCACGCCCACTTCTTCCCGGGATCCCAGCCGCAGGTGGTCAAGCTGATTGCCGACCGGGATACGGGTCGGCTTCTGGGCGGACAGCTGGTAGGCGGCGGGAACGTGAACAAGCGCCTGGACGTGCTGGCGGCCGCACTGAGCTTGAAAGGCACCGCCGAAGACCTGGCCGGTTTTGACTTGGCCTACGCCCCGCCGTACAACACGGCCATGGACGTCCTGCACCACGCCGCCAACACCCTGCGCAACAAGCTCGCCGGCGAGGCGCGCACCCTGACCCCGGAAAGCATCCTCGAACACCTGGAGAACGGAGACTGCGTGCTGCTTGACGTCCGCACCCCGGGGGAAGTCAGGAAGAACCCTCCCCCTTTCCCCAACGTGATCCACGTACCACTGGCAAACTTGCGGGACCGGGCCGGGGAACTGCCCCGGGACAAGGCGCTGGTCCCGTACTGCACGTTGAGCGTGCGCGCCTGGGAGGCCCAGCGCATCCTCGACGCCCGAGGTTTTGAGAACGCACGTTTCCTGGAAGGAGGACTGGTGGGCTGGCCGTACTGA
- a CDS encoding undecaprenyl-diphosphate phosphatase, with product MNPFEGIVMGIVQGLTEFLPVSSSAHLVLVPWLFGFETPGLVFDVALHLGTLAAVLVYFWRDWLRLFRAGRRGFSTADGRLFWFLALATIPGAVAGYFLEDIVATTLRAPVLIGILLIVMGGVLYLADRYGGQVKRLMDIRFGDAMAVGFSQALAIIPGVSRSGITMAAARLRGVERAAAARFSFLLSTPIIFGAGVTQMIKMDPDLLNLSFALGVFTSAVVGFLAIWFLIAWVSRHNFNIFVIYRVLLGSTVIAVALVRG from the coding sequence TTGAATCCATTTGAGGGCATTGTCATGGGCATCGTCCAGGGGCTCACCGAGTTCCTGCCGGTTTCCAGTTCCGCGCACCTGGTGCTGGTGCCCTGGCTTTTTGGATTCGAAACCCCCGGCCTCGTCTTCGACGTCGCCCTGCACCTCGGCACCCTGGCCGCCGTTTTGGTCTACTTCTGGCGGGACTGGCTCCGCCTGTTCCGTGCGGGCCGCCGCGGCTTCAGCACGGCCGACGGCCGGTTGTTCTGGTTCCTGGCGTTGGCCACCATTCCCGGAGCCGTGGCCGGGTACTTCCTGGAGGACATCGTGGCGACCACCCTGAGGGCGCCGGTCCTGATCGGGATACTGTTGATCGTGATGGGCGGGGTCCTGTACCTGGCCGACCGCTACGGCGGGCAGGTCAAGCGGCTGATGGACATCCGGTTCGGGGACGCCATGGCCGTCGGGTTTTCGCAGGCGCTGGCGATCATCCCCGGGGTGTCGCGGTCGGGAATCACCATGGCCGCCGCCCGCCTGCGGGGCGTGGAGCGGGCCGCGGCCGCGCGCTTTTCCTTCCTGCTGTCCACCCCGATCATTTTTGGCGCCGGCGTGACGCAAATGATCAAGATGGACCCCGACCTTCTGAACCTGTCTTTCGCCCTCGGGGTGTTTACCTCCGCAGTGGTCGGATTTCTGGCGATCTGGTTTTTGATCGCCTGGGTCTCGCGGCACAACTTCAACATTTTTGTCATCTACCGGGTGCTGCTCGGTTCGACCGTGATCGCCGTCGCCCTGGTGCGCGGTTGA
- a CDS encoding ATP-dependent Clp protease proteolytic subunit: MDEGTFYLPSSSDMDHPLDDPETVEAPGDVTTERENRRRARALREFGTTTIPAVKSNIHTMIIVGQIEGHMVLPNQNKTTKYEHLLPQLVALEQHPDIEGILVVLNTVGGDVEAGLAIAEMLSSISKPTVSLVLGGGHSIGVPISVCTSYSYIAETASMTIHPIRITGQILTVPQTFEYLEKMQDRVVRFVVKHSRITEARFRELMFRTGELARDIGTVLIGKEAVDCGLIDEVGGIGAAMRKLNRLIEERRSGTPGGPRGGPLQ; encoded by the coding sequence TTGGACGAAGGCACTTTCTATCTTCCGTCAAGCTCTGACATGGACCACCCCCTCGACGACCCGGAAACGGTCGAAGCCCCCGGCGACGTTACCACTGAACGTGAGAACCGGCGCCGGGCGCGGGCGCTCCGCGAATTTGGCACGACCACGATCCCGGCCGTGAAGAGCAACATCCACACCATGATCATCGTCGGCCAGATCGAAGGTCACATGGTGTTGCCCAACCAGAACAAAACCACCAAGTACGAACACCTGCTCCCGCAGTTGGTGGCGCTGGAGCAGCACCCGGACATCGAGGGCATCCTGGTGGTCTTGAACACGGTCGGCGGGGATGTCGAGGCCGGACTGGCCATCGCCGAAATGCTGAGTTCCATTTCCAAGCCCACCGTCTCGCTGGTGCTGGGCGGGGGACACAGCATCGGCGTCCCGATCTCGGTATGCACCTCGTATTCCTACATTGCCGAAACGGCCAGCATGACCATCCATCCCATCCGCATCACCGGACAGATCCTGACCGTGCCCCAGACTTTTGAGTATCTGGAGAAAATGCAGGACCGCGTGGTGCGGTTCGTGGTCAAGCACTCCCGGATCACCGAAGCGCGGTTCCGCGAACTCATGTTCCGGACGGGGGAGCTGGCCCGGGACATCGGGACGGTGCTCATCGGCAAAGAGGCGGTGGACTGTGGCCTGATCGACGAAGTGGGGGGGATCGGGGCGGCGATGCGCAAACTGAACCGCTTGATCGAGGAGCGCCGCAGCGGCACGCCGGGCGGTCCGAGGGGAGGCCCGCTGCAGTGA
- a CDS encoding metal ABC transporter substrate-binding protein, protein MSSGVHRLSAALVCLLLLVFNAGCGGFAGKPQAPGTGKIVVIATIFPLADVTKHIGGDRVEVSTLLPRGASPHTFEPTPRQMEQMTGARLIIQVGAGLDDWAGKLAGAAGKDHLRVAVTEGLPLRAGGPQHAECVGHDHGHEGERHTDCAGHAQGPDHDHDTEGPGHADGHDHDACPAPEAAAADSAPEFADPHVWLDPVLVRDEIAPRIFFALRRAAPEHTDYFAANLQSYQAELTRLHEDIAALTAGLESRSFIAYHSAWGYFADRYGLVEAATVEEAPGKEPSPGWIMAVVETARVHRAGAIFAEPQFSTKAAEVIAAEYGARVLILDPLGGENIPGYDSYTGLMRSNAGVLAEGLSRVD, encoded by the coding sequence ATGTCCAGCGGGGTCCACAGGCTGTCGGCCGCGTTGGTCTGCCTGCTGCTGCTGGTTTTCAACGCCGGTTGCGGGGGTTTTGCCGGGAAACCCCAAGCACCGGGAACCGGCAAGATAGTGGTGATCGCCACCATTTTCCCGTTGGCCGATGTGACTAAGCATATTGGGGGTGACCGGGTGGAGGTGTCCACCCTTTTGCCCCGGGGGGCGAGTCCCCACACTTTTGAGCCTACACCGCGCCAGATGGAGCAGATGACCGGCGCGCGGCTGATCATCCAGGTGGGGGCCGGGCTCGACGACTGGGCCGGAAAACTCGCCGGGGCGGCCGGCAAGGACCACCTCCGGGTAGCCGTCACCGAAGGGCTGCCTCTGCGCGCCGGCGGGCCCCAGCACGCGGAATGCGTGGGGCACGACCACGGACACGAAGGTGAGCGGCATACGGACTGCGCGGGTCACGCCCAAGGGCCCGACCACGACCACGATACGGAAGGCCCGGGTCACGCCGACGGGCACGACCACGACGCCTGTCCGGCGCCGGAGGCCGCCGCGGCGGATTCGGCGCCCGAGTTCGCCGACCCGCACGTCTGGCTTGACCCGGTGCTGGTCCGGGACGAGATCGCCCCCCGAATCTTCTTTGCCCTCCGCCGGGCCGCGCCGGAACATACGGACTACTTTGCCGCCAACCTGCAATCCTACCAGGCTGAACTGACCCGGCTGCACGAAGACATCGCCGCGTTGACCGCCGGGCTTGAAAGCCGCAGTTTCATCGCTTACCATTCGGCCTGGGGTTACTTTGCCGACCGGTATGGGTTGGTGGAAGCCGCCACGGTCGAGGAAGCGCCGGGCAAGGAGCCTTCGCCGGGCTGGATTATGGCGGTGGTGGAGACCGCCAGGGTCCACCGGGCCGGGGCGATTTTCGCCGAACCCCAGTTCAGCACCAAGGCCGCCGAGGTGATCGCCGCCGAGTACGGCGCCCGGGTGTTGATCCTGGATCCGCTGGGCGGGGAGAACATCCCCGGCTACGACAGCTACACCGGCCTCATGCGTTCAAATGCGGGGGTATTGGCCGAGGGTCTTTCGCGGGTGGACTAA
- a CDS encoding stage II sporulation protein M: MTRFHLGTGFLAALLVFAAGTAAGWAYSQVFAPLLVPSLENLLAAAEKTMDLNPQAEHLALSAFIFLKNLSVAALLVVFGHAVFALPAVFILAVNGVLVGFLARHLVEAGLPPAAFVAGIAPHGVIELPAIFLAAGLALAIAALRLKKRATPGVVERLGFLLRVVTPLLVAAAVVEVYITPQVISRFAP, translated from the coding sequence ATGACCCGCTTTCATCTTGGAACCGGATTCCTCGCAGCGCTGCTGGTCTTTGCGGCCGGCACGGCCGCCGGCTGGGCCTATTCTCAGGTATTCGCCCCTCTGCTGGTGCCGTCGCTCGAAAACCTGCTCGCGGCGGCTGAGAAGACCATGGACCTGAACCCCCAGGCAGAGCACCTGGCGCTGTCCGCTTTCATTTTTCTGAAGAACCTGTCCGTCGCCGCCTTGCTGGTGGTCTTCGGCCACGCAGTTTTCGCTTTGCCGGCCGTGTTTATCCTGGCCGTGAACGGTGTTCTGGTCGGGTTCCTGGCCCGGCACTTGGTTGAAGCCGGATTGCCGCCTGCGGCTTTCGTGGCCGGAATCGCCCCCCATGGGGTCATCGAACTCCCCGCCATTTTTCTGGCTGCCGGTTTGGCGCTGGCCATCGCCGCTTTGCGGCTCAAAAAGCGGGCGACCCCTGGAGTTGTTGAGCGCCTGGGATTCCTGTTGCGGGTGGTCACGCCGCTCTTGGTCGCCGCCGCGGTGGTGGAAGTGTACATCACGCCGCAGGTCATCAGCCGCTTTGCACCATAG
- a CDS encoding metallopeptidase family protein, producing MALLSLDEFTLLAGQLVDEVPPRLCRDLNGGFSVLPEQKRDQEFFIMGEYIEDGLLGSFVVLYYGSFAAVLGDEPQESWAGELRETIWHELRHHLESLAGVDDLTREEMEALARFREGRPGPER from the coding sequence TTGGCCCTGCTTTCTCTGGATGAGTTCACCCTGCTGGCCGGACAATTGGTCGATGAGGTTCCGCCGCGCCTCTGCCGGGACTTGAACGGCGGATTTTCGGTGTTGCCTGAACAAAAGCGGGACCAGGAGTTTTTCATCATGGGGGAGTACATTGAAGACGGCTTGCTCGGCAGCTTTGTAGTCCTCTACTACGGTTCCTTTGCGGCCGTCTTGGGGGATGAACCCCAAGAGTCTTGGGCGGGAGAGCTGCGGGAAACAATCTGGCATGAATTGCGCCACCACCTGGAGTCCCTGGCGGGGGTGGACGATCTCACCCGCGAGGAAATGGAGGCGTTGGCCCGGTTCCGGGAAGGCCGACCGGGCCCGGAGCGTTGA